The nucleotide sequence ATTAAAAAAATTAGATTTAATTTTTAATTGTAAGTTTTTATATTTTAAAGTTTTTTTTCAAAATGGTACTATAAATTTATACATAGTACTATTTTTAATTTTTATAACATAACCTATTTTAATATTCATGTAAATTAAAAACTattttatatatatttttttttTAAAAATTTAAAATAAAATTTCTTATTTCAAGTAAGTGACTTAAATAAATGTAAAAATTTTATATTTATTTAAATTATAATATTCTAAGATAAAAGAACCTGGTTTAAATGAAAAAATTTTATATAAATTATTACCTTTACCTCCTCCCATTCTACTTTCTAAAGATTTTTTAGTATGAATTGTAGTTTTATAAAGTTTAAAATTATAAAATTTTTTTCAAATTTTAAAAAATTTTTTTAAAAAATCTACATAAGTTTGTTTACAAAATAAAAATTTTTTTAATTTAATTATTCAAACCCCATAATTTAATTTAAAAGGTTTAATATTTTTTGATAATTTTTTACGTCCACATAAATTTTTAGTTAATCCAGAAATATTCATTAGTAATTAAAATATTATTTAAATTAAAAATATCCAAAATTTAAATCCTAAAACTCCAAATTTTGTTTTTAAATAAAATACATTATACTTTATATTATAAATATATTTATTAAAATAATTTAAACCATAATTACATGTTTCTTTTTTTGCTATAGCTACTCCATTAATTTTACCAGATATTAAGATTTTAATTCCTTTAATATGCGTTTTTTTAATATTTAATATTAATAAAGAAAGTTGTTTTAAAATTTTTCTTAAAGATAAAGTTTGTTGAAATTTTTTTATAATATAATAAAAAAAATAATTTATAGAAGAAAAAGGATTTTTTAATATTAAAAAattaatatatatataatattTATATGTAGATTTATTTATTTTATTTATTTTTTTAGAAATTTTTTTAATAGTTTGAAGCCCTTTTAAAAAAATTTTAAATTTTAAAAAATAATTATAAAAATAAAAAATACAATTTATATTTAATTGAAATTTATATTTATTATTTAAAGAAAAAAAATTAAAATTATTTAATAAAATTTTATGTTTAAAATAATTTAAATAACTAATAAACTGAATAGTATTAAAAAAATAATATACCCAATTTAAATTATTTAAATATATTGTCCATAAATTATTATATTTTGAATAAAGTTTAGAATAAAAAATTAATGAATTAACACGTTGTCCAAACATTTTTATTTAATAAAATAATTATATAATTTGATATCCTATATTTAACAAAAATATTGTAAAGAACGACCTATTTTCTCTTTCGTAATATTAATAGTTACAAAAGATTTACCAGTATATAATTCTATTAATTTTCAAATTAAAAAAGGAGTAATTAATAAATATTTATAATAAAGTTTAATTGTATAATGTTGATATTTTGATTTTTTTATTAAATACTTAGGTATAAATAGTTTTCTATAAATAATTTTTATCATAATTTATGTAAAAAAATTTTATGATCTATTTTGTAATATAAATTTAGATAATTGTTTatgtttttttcttgttttAATCCCTTTAAAAGCTTTTCCTCATAAAGTTCTCGAAAATTTAAATCCAATAGAAGCTTTACCTTCTCCTCCACCATGAGGATGATCAACAGCATTCATAGCAGCTCCTCTAACCTTAGGTCTTCTAGATAACCATTTTCTTTTAAATCCAGCACGTTTAAATTTATTTTGATTAGATAATTTTTTAACAGTTAATTGTCCTAAGATACAAAATAAATTTTTTAATAATAATTTTATCTCTCCAGAAGGCAATTTTATTGTAACATATAAAGCACCAATCATTAATATAATTGCACTAAAATTAGCATTTGTAACTAACTTACCTTTTCCTTTACATTTAATTTCTATATTATATATAAAAGATCCTATATATATTTTATATAAAGGTAAAGCATTTCCAATTTTAAGTGGAGCTTTAAAACCAAAATTAATTTGAGTTCCTATTTTTAAATTTTTAGTTAATAAAAAATATctatatacagatatagtTAAAATAAAATATACAGCTAAAAAAAAACCTCTAAAAGGGTCGTAGATTGTATTAATAAAAAAAGCTGAAGGAAATAATAAACCGTAATTAAAAAAATCTGAATCTAAAATTTTATATAAATTTTTTTTTATTCCACCACCTCTAGCTCTACATGTAATAATTCCTAAATTATTCCTACCGAAagctttttgtttttttaTTATTAGATATTTAATTCTATATTTTTTAATTTTTATAAACATTATTGTTGTCATTAATTAAAAAAAAAATTATTAAACaaaaataaatatatatttaaaAGAAAGTAATTTAAAACAAGTAAGTTGATTAATTTTTACAAAATTTACTTGTTGATTTTTTTTTGTAAATTTAAAATATACTAAATTATTTTTAGTTAAATTTAAACATAAAAATTTGTGTATTAAAATTCCATTTAATTGCATCTGCAATTTTAAATAATTTTTAAAATTAATTAAATATTTTATATTAGTATTTACATTTATAATATAAATATTAGTTCGTTTATTTAAATATAAATATTTTAAAATTAAAAATAATGTTTTTTTTAATTAAAGGGTTAAATAAACGCTTTGTATTTAAACCAAAAGCAATAGAACCGCTTTTATGTAAAATAGATTTTTTAGATCCTACTCTAGCTTTACCTGATCCTTTTTGTTGACGTAATTTTTTATTACTATAAGTACTAAAAGCTTTAAGTTTTGTGTTACTGATTTTAAAATTTTTAATAATATTTAATTCATTAAGTAAATTTAAACTTAAAAATTTAACTATTTCTAAAAAAGTATTATTATATAAAAACCAATATTCAATTATAAATTTATAATTTCTAATATAAATTTGTCAGTTATCTCATAATCTAATCGGAAAAGTTAAAAAAATATTTATCATTTAAGTAGTAAATTAAATATAATTTAATTAATATATTAATTTCGGAACGATAGGATTTGAACCTATGACTTTCTATTCCCAAAATAGAAGCGCTACCTAACTACGCCACATTCCGATTATGCTTTTAAAGGAAATCGAATCCTTATCTCTTTTATGAAAAAAAAGTATCCTTACCTTTTAGACGATAAAAGCTATTTATTAATAATAATATTATTATAAGGTTGTTAGCTTAATGGTATAGTATTCGGCTTTTAACCGAAAGAATCTGGGTTCGATTCCCAGACAACCTAAATTTTATaatatataaatatttaATACGGAATTAATGAGACTTGAACTCACATCTATTATCATGACAAGATAAAATTTTAACCATTTAAACTATAATTCCTAAATAGATATTTATTTAGAAAAAAAGGGATTCGAACCCTTGATATAATTTTAATAATTATATACCAAACTAGCAAATTGGTGCTTTAAACCTCTCAGCCACTTTTCTTTAAAATATTCTAAATGAATTGAACCGGATTTGAACCGATGAAGATATAATTCTATAGATTTACAGTCTATTTCTATTGACCACTCAGACATCAATTCATTAAAAAAACTTAATATACTTGAAAAGATTCGAACTTTCGTTTTATTATGAGTTATGAGCTCATTGCTTTTGCCCACTCAGCCACAAGTATATAAATAAGGAAGAAGGGACTCGAACCCTCAAAACTTTTTTAAAGTTTACAGATTTTCATATTTATATTATAATTATTAATATTTATATAAACTCTATATTAATATTAATTAATTTATTTTTAAGAGTCTTTTGATtattatacatatatcttATAATACAAAAATTTTATAAATTTTTTTATAGTTTACCAAAAAAAATAAAGATAAAATTTTTATCTCTAAATAAATAAAGTCCGCTGTGTTTACCTATTTCACCACATCCTTATATATAATATTAAATTTAAAAATGATACTCAGATTTGAACTGAGATTTGAAGAATTTGCAGTTCTTTATTTTACCTAATTAAATTATATCATTTATGGTAAATGACAAGAATCGAACTTGCTAAAGTTGGAATCACAATCCAATGTTAAAACCATTTAACTTCATTTACCTATTAAATTAAAATTTATAATAATTTTTAACTAAAGTCTCATTAAAAgaaataaataaatataatTTAAAATAAAATTCTTTTTGTAATTTAAATTTTAAATATTCTACACATAAAttataaatatataaattATATTTATTATAATATCTAAAAAATAAATTAATCCTACAAATTAAAAGAATAGTAGATTTTTTAGGATTTATATAAATCAAATCTTTTTCTGTTAAAAGAAAATTAGGATTTTTAATTAAAATAGAATTAATAAAAATAAATCCATGAGTAATTAATTGTTTAGCTTGATTTATAGATTTTGCAAATCCTATTCTAAATAAAGTAGCATCTAAACGTAATTCAATAATTTGAACCAAATTAAAAACTTTTAATAATTTAATATATTTAAAATATTTTTTAATTTGATTTTCTTTAAGCCCATAATTATACTTTAATTTTTGTTTTTCTAGTAATTTAGTTAAAAAAGCAGACAATTTTCCTTTTTTCGTAAACACTAATTCTTTTTTTAATAGTTTAGTACAAAAACCAGGTAAAAAAGTAAGCTTAAAATATTGTAATTTTTTAAGTTTTGCTTTAAAAGTTTTTTCCATTTTCATCAAAATTTTATTATAtttaaaaaaaaaaaatcaaCTGATAAAGGGATTCGAACCCATAACCTCCTGATTACAAATCAGCGGCTCTACCGTTGAGCTACATCAGCAAAAAAAATTTATCCTCGAATTATTAGCAAAAATTTGCTAAAAATATTACTATTCTTACACAATTTTTCTTTTTAATAAATGTTCTATTTAAATTCTTACTCATTTATATGAATAGAATATTAATCTTAAAGTTTTTTCCTACTTATATGCTTTCAGTAGTTATTTTTATTAAACTTAGCTATTCAGTAAAATACTTTTGATAAAATAACTGAACTACTATAGGTTTAATTTCCTTGGTCCTCTCGTACTAAAGGAAATACTTTACAATATTCTTACGTTTACATCGGATACGGACCGAACTGTCTCACGACGTTCTGAACCCAGCTCACGTGCCGCTTTAATGGGCGAACAGACCAACCCTTGAGACCTGCTACAGCCTCAGGATGCGACGAGCCGACATCGAGGTGCCAAACCTCCCCGTCAATATGGACTATCGGGAGAGATCAGCCTGTTATCCCTAGAGTAACTTTTATCCGTTAAGCGGCAACCCTACCACTTAGATTTGCCGGATCATTAAGACCGACTTTCGTCCTTGTTTAAGTAGTTACTCTCACAATCAAGCCTTTTTAATATTCAACCTTTACATTTATTAATTTTAATATTTTATTATTATTAAAATAAAAGACCTTTGTGCACCTCCGTTACTCTTTAGGAGGCAACCGCCCCAGTCAAACTACCTTTTTGAAATTTTTATATAATATGATAAAAAAATTATAGTTAGAAATTAAAGTTTATAAAAGTGGTGTTTCATTGATAGTAATAACTAACTTCCCACTTACACTATTTAAATAAAATTTAATTTCAATATCAAATTGCAGTAAAGCTTCATAGGGTCTTTCTGTCCTGATGTAAAAAGTCTGTATCTTTACAAACATTTCTATTTCACCGAAATTTTCTTAAAGACAGTGTTCAAGTCGTTACACCTTTCGTGCGGGTCGGAACTTACCCGACAATGAATTTCGCTACCTTAGGACCGTTATAGttacagccgccgtttactAGAGCTTATAAAAAAATTATTTGTAGTACATAAAAATTTTTTTTAACTTACTAGCACTGGGCAGGTGTCAGTACCCTTACTTCGTAATTACACTTTGCGGATACCTGTGTTTTTGATAAACAGTCGCTTGAACTTTTTAATTGCAGCCTTTTAGGCATCCTTTATCCCTAAGTTACAGGATTGTTTTGCCGAGTTCCTTAAAGAAAATTGTTTCGTCCTCTTAGTACATTATAATACTTACTCACTTGTGTCAGTTTCAGTACGGGCATATTTATAATTATACAGTATCATTTTTCTAGCAAAAATCTTTATTATTAAGCAAAAAATCATTTATTATATTGCTTAAAACTTAAATTTTGGTCACTACTTGTATAGCAGTAATATAAATATGGTTCAAGAATATTAACTTGATTCCCATCAATTACAATAAATTTCTTGCCTTAGGCCCCGACTAACCCTATGCGGTATGCCCTTCCATAGGAACCTTTTGAGTTTTTGAGGTATTAGATTCTTCTTAATATTTAACGTTACTTAAACCGACATTCTCACTTCTACTTTATTCACAAAATTTAATAACTTTGCTTTATTTTATTGTAGAACGCTCCCCTACCGATCTATTATATATAGATCCCATTACTTCGATAAAAAAATATTTTGTTATTCATTGTAGGTGCAGAATTACTTTACCAGTAAGCTTTTACGCACTTTTTAAAGGAAAACTGCTTCTAAGCTAACCTTCTGGTTGTATACGTAACAACTCTACTTCCTTTCAAACTTTCGTTATATTCTTATCTTAGTTAATGGTCTGGGTTGTTTCCCTTTTGACTTATAAGATTATCCCTAAAAGTCTCACTTATTATAATTTTAATATAAAAATATTATTAGTTTATAGTAATTTCAAAAACAGTGCTTTACCCTTTATATATAATACATTATAATAGCTGCGCCTCAATACATTTCGGGGAGAACCAGCTAGCTCCAAATTCGAATAGCATTTCACCACTAACCTCATTTCTTCTGATAATTTTGCAATATTAATCAGTTCGAACTTCCATATAAAGTTATTTATATTTCATTCTGAACAAGGTTAAATCAATTGGATTCGGGTTTTTGGTAATATACAAACGCTATTACGGATGTAATAACTCGTTTTCACTATGGCTTCAAGTTTTCTTTTAGCCTTTTGCTTAAAAACCAAAACTTATCGGTTCCTTCTTCAACAGGCAAATAGTTAGGTTCAATTACCCTTCTATTGTTTTTAGGATTAAAATTTCAGTCTCTTTTCACTCCCCTCCCGGGGTTCTTTTCACCTTTCCCTCACGGTACTAGTTCACTATTGGTTACTTTAAAGTATTTAGTTTTACAAGGAAGTTCTTGTTTCTTCAATATAAACTAGTTGTTTATATTTACTTTATTTTTTTAAACTAAACGTACAACGTTTTTTATCCCTACTCGTTCGCCACTACTAAGGGAATAATTGTTATTTTCTTTTCCTTTGAGTACTAAGATGATTCAGTTCCTCAAGTAAATCTTTTTTAATTTAAAAAATATTAATAGGTTTCCCCATTCGGAAATCTTATTTTAAAGTTTGCATAAAATCAGCTCTAAATAAGTTTTTCGTATATAATTTAcgtccttcttcgtcttaAAGTACCTAGGCATCCTTTTTATCCCTATAGTTTAAATTTTTATTTTATTTAATTAAAATTTAAATTTTACTTATATCCCATAAATTATTTTTGCAAACGAGAAGCGGATTTGAACCGCTGACCTTCGGGTCATGAGCCCGACGAGCTACCAACCTGCTCTATCCCGCTTAATATTAAATTAATTTTAAAAGAGCCAAGAGGGATTTGAACCCCGTCATTGTAGTCCGTAGCCACATACTCTTCCAACTGAGCTATTGACTCTTTATTATATAATAAATAAATATTATACGTAATAAAGTATTTGGGCAGTTAGCTTAGTGGTAGAGTATATGCTTTACAAGCACATAAGTATTGGTTCGATTCCAATACTGCCCAAAATAAAAATTAAAAAGGCCTATCGTCTAATGGTAAGGACAAAAACCTTCTAAGTTTTTTATGTAGGTTCGAAACCTACTAGGCCTATATTCTACATTATGAAATTATGCGGATGTGGCGGAAATGGTAGACGCGTTAGATTTAGGCTCTAATAAAATAAAAATGAGAGTTCAAGTCTCTCCTTCCGTAATTTatttaaatatatatattttacTAAAATCTCCTCAGGTTGGATTTGAACCAACGACTTTTCGGTTAACAGCCGAAAGCTCTAACCACTGAGCTACTGAAGATATATATCTAATATATATTATTAATATATGGGGGTATAGCTTAGTAGGTAGAGCACTTTTTTTGCAAAAAAGAAGTCTACGGTTCAAGTCCGTATATCTCCAATATATATTTAGAATTCCCTTAAATGTTCAGAAAATGTTCAGGAATTAATACGAGTTTGATCCTGGCTCCGGAAAAACGCAAGAGATGTGCTTAACACATGCTAATTGAATGGTATTTAATTTATATCATAGTGTAATAGTGAGTAATATATGAGAATTTATTTTTAGAATATAATAAAATTTAAACAATTTATAATAAGCGCAAAAGTGCTTTAAAAAAATAATTATTGTCTAAAAAAAAGCTCATATCTAATTAGCTAGTTGGTGAAGTAATAGTGTTACCAAGGCGAAGATTAGTAGCTGCCTTGAGAGGGGAAACAGCCACATAGAGATTGAAATACAGCTCTAACTCCTAAGGGAGGCAGCAGTGGGGAATTTTCTGCAATAAGCGCAAGCTTGACAGAGCGTCATCACGTGAAGGAGGAAAGCCTATAAAGGTTGTAAACTTCTTTTGCTTAATTAAAATAATACTGACGATTAAGTTTAAAAAGTATCGGCTAACTCCgtgccagcagccgcggtaATACGGGGGATACGAGCGTTTTCCAAAATTACTGGGCGTAAAGTGTATGTAGGTGGATTAGTATGTTCTTACTTAAATACTATTTAATAAACTTaggaaaagaaagaaaactATTAATCTTGAGTTCGATAAGGGTAAGAGGAATTTTTTGAGGAGTAGTGAAATGCGAAGATACAAAAAAGAAGATCAACAGCGAAAGCATCTTACTTGGTCGAGACTGACACTGAGATACGAAAGTTAAGGGAGCAAATGGGATTAGATACCCCAGTAGTCTTAACTGTAAACTATGGATACTCGGTACTGGATAAAAATCAACACTAATTCAGTACCCTAGCTAACGCGTTAAGTATCCCGCCTGAGTAGTACGCCCGCAAGAGTGAAACTCAAAGGAATTGACGGGGGCTCGTACAAGCGGTGGAGCATGTGATTTAATTCGATGTAACGCGATAAACCTTACCAGAACTAGACTAAATTGATTGTAAATTATTAATATTAATTATAAAAAATTTGCAGGAGGTGCATGGCTGTCGTCAGCTCGTGTCGTGAGATGTTGGGTTAAGTCCCGCTACGAGCGCTACCCTTATTTAAAGTTTTTTTATCTTTAAAAACAGACTATATAAATTTTTAAACTAAAATAGtaggaaggagaggaaaacgTCAAGTCTTTATGCCCTTTATGTTCTGGGCTACATACGTGCTACAATAGATGGTACAATAATTTTAAAAAATAAATTAGCTTTCTGTTTATTTTTAATTTATTTGTAAAAATAGATGTAATAATTAAAAACCATTTTTAGTTCGGAGCATAAACTGCAATTTGTTTATGTGAAGTTGGAATCGCTAGTAATCGCCGATCAGCATCACGGCGGTGAATAAGTCTTCGAGCCTTGTACACACCGCCCGTCACGCCACGGAAATTGATTATTTTTTAAAACTTTTGATAAAAGGATAAATAATAATAAATAACTGGGGTGAAGTCGTAACAAGGTAGCTGTACTGGAAGGTGCTGCTGGATAATTTACTAAATTAAAACTTTTAATAATATATTTTACTGGCAGTTTTTAGCAGTTCAGAACCACTTCATAAATTAAAAATGATTGTGAAAAAAACATTGCGGCGAAAATACTGTTTTAAATTATTAACGGGAGAATAGCTAGACGCTAGTAAAGAAAAAAAGGCTACTAGCTCAACGGTAGAGCGCGCTTTTGATAAGGGCGTGGTTTCTGGTTCAACCCCAGAGTGGCCTATAGTTTCTAGAAACTATAGGCCACTCTGGGGTTGAACCAGAAACCACGCCCTTATCAAAAGCGCGCTCTACCGTTGAGCTAGTAGCCTTTTTTTCTTTACTAGCGTCTAGCTATTCTCCCGTTAATAATTTAAAACAGTATTTTCGCCGCAATGTTTTTTTCACAATCATTTTTAATTTATGAAGTGGTTCTGAACTGCTAAAAACTGCCAGTAAAATATATTATTAAAAGTTTTAATTTAGTAAATTATCCAGCAGCACCTTCCAGTACAGCTACCTTGTTACGACTTCACCCCAGTTATTTATTATTATTTATCCTTTTATCAAAAGTTTTAAAAAATAATCAATTTCCGTGGCGTGACGGGCGGTGTGTACAAGGCTCGAAGACTTATTCACCGCCGTGATGCTGATCGGCGATTACTAGCGATTCCAACTTCACATAAACAAATTGCAGTTTATGCTCCGAACTAAAAATGGTTTTTAATTATTACATCTATTTTTACAAATAAATTAAAAATAAACAGAAAGCTAATTTATTTTTTAAAATTATTGTACCATCTATTGTAGCACGTATGTAGCCCAGAACATAAAGGGCATAAAGACTTGAcgttttcctctccttcctaCTATTTTAGTTTAAAAATTTATATAGTCTGTTTTTAAAGATAAAAAAACTTTAAATAAGGGTAGCGCTCGTAGCGGGACTTAACCCAACATCTCACGACACGAGCTGACGACAGCCATGCACCTCCTGCAAATTTTTTATAATTAATATTA is from Besnoitia besnoiti strain Bb-Ger1 chromosome Unknown contig00021, whole genome shotgun sequence and encodes:
- a CDS encoding putative ribosomal protein S3 (encoded by transcript BESB_042060) → MFGQRVNSLIFYSKLYSKYNNLWTIYLNNLNWVYYFFNTIQFISYLNYFKHKILLNNFNFFSLNNKYKFQLNINCIFYFYNYFLKFKIFLKGLQTIKKISKKINKINKSTYKYYIYINFLILKNPFSSINYFFYYIIKKFQQTLSLRKILKQLSLLILNIKKTHIKGIKILISGKINGVAIAKKETCNYGLNYFNKYIYNIKYNVFYLKTKFGVLGFKFWIFLI
- a CDS encoding ribosomal protein S4 (encoded by transcript BESB_042070), yielding MEKTFKAKLKKLQYFKLTFLPGFCTKLLKKELVFTKKGKLSAFLTKLLEKQKLKYNYGLKENQIKKYFKYIKLLKVFNLVQIIELRLDATLFRIGFAKSINQAKQLITHGFIFINSILIKNPNFLLTEKDLIYINPKKSTILLICRINLFFRYYNKYNLYIYNLCVEYLKFKLQKEFYFKLYLFISFNETLVKNYYKF
- a CDS encoding uncharacterized protein (encoded by transcript BESB_042080); translation: MLSVVIFIKLSYSDATSRHRGAKPPRQYGLSGEISLLSLDLYLYKHFYFTEIFLKTVFKSLHLSCGSELTRQ